In the Candidatus Syntrophosphaera sp. genome, one interval contains:
- a CDS encoding epoxyqueuosine reductase QueH — protein MSVPENLLIHTCCAPCLIAPQRQLQAEGIKISVLWYNPFIQPYTEFRSRLSSLEEYCAAESIPLIVNDEYDLRGFVGKVSANPEDRCELCYRSRLEMAAKTAEEQGFDAFTSTLLYSKYQKHELIIQIAEAAAKDHNITFFYRDWRPLWSEGIRLSKEANMYRQKYCGCIFSEEERYLGIKK, from the coding sequence ATGTCCGTTCCTGAGAACCTTCTGATCCACACCTGCTGCGCGCCCTGCCTGATCGCGCCCCAGCGCCAGCTCCAGGCGGAGGGGATCAAGATCAGTGTGCTGTGGTACAATCCTTTCATCCAGCCCTACACAGAGTTCCGCAGCCGGCTCAGCTCCCTTGAGGAGTATTGCGCGGCAGAATCAATTCCCCTGATCGTTAATGATGAATATGACCTGCGCGGCTTTGTGGGCAAGGTTTCGGCCAATCCAGAGGATCGCTGCGAACTCTGCTATCGCTCCCGCCTCGAAATGGCCGCCAAAACCGCAGAGGAACAGGGCTTCGACGCCTTCACTTCCACCCTGCTCTACAGCAAGTACCAAAAGCATGAACTGATAATCCAGATCGCAGAGGCCGCCGCCAAAGATCATAATATAACTTTTTTCTACCGCGACTGGCGTCCCCTCTGGAGCGAGGGGATCAGGCTTTCCAAAGAGGCAAACATGTACCGCCAGAAATACTGCGGCTGCATTTTCAGCGAGGAAGAACGCTATCTGGGAATAAAGAAATGA
- a CDS encoding PAS domain-containing protein, giving the protein MHEWIKHFPVAITVCDQDGTIIEMNDAACATFSDHGGAALIGTSLYDCHQPRSIAIIKDMLATGKNNVYSIEKNGVRKLIYQQPWQKDGEQGGLVEISFVLPPDMEHHVRS; this is encoded by the coding sequence ATGCACGAATGGATAAAGCATTTCCCGGTGGCGATCACGGTCTGTGATCAGGATGGGACCATCATCGAAATGAACGACGCGGCCTGCGCCACTTTCTCTGACCACGGCGGAGCGGCCTTGATCGGAACCAGCCTCTACGACTGCCACCAACCAAGGTCCATCGCCATCATCAAGGACATGCTCGCCACCGGCAAAAACAATGTCTATTCGATCGAAAAGAACGGAGTGAGAAAACTGATCTACCAGCAGCCATGGCAAAAGGACGGCGAGCAGGGCGGTTTGGTGGAGATATCTTTCGTATTGCCTCCGGATATGGAGCATCATGTCCGTTCCTGA
- a CDS encoding acyl-CoA dehydrogenase family protein translates to MNYFLTEDQLEMQEIARRIAIEKMKPLSEKYDEEGIFPWDIVEIMRQSDLFAILIPEEYGGISGKVADLTVVTEELCAVDAGIALAFGATGLGMYPILIAGSEEQKQKYLGQIASGEQLAAFALTEANAGSDAGAIETTARKEGDHYILNGTKQWITNGGEAGIYTVFAMTDKTKGARGCSCFVVEKGTPGFSFGKKENKMGIRASATRELIFEDCAVPAENLLGREGTGFITAMKVFDKSRPMVGAQAVGIARGAFEAAVKYSKERQQFGKPISSFQAVQFMLADMATQIEAARALVMQTARMVDSGAKNYSKESAMCKYFASDVAMKVTTDAVQILGGYGYMKEYPVEKMMRDAKILQIYEGTNQIQRGIVAASLLKEF, encoded by the coding sequence ATGAATTACTTCCTCACTGAGGACCAACTGGAAATGCAGGAGATCGCGCGGCGCATCGCCATCGAAAAAATGAAGCCGCTCTCCGAAAAATATGACGAAGAGGGTATCTTCCCCTGGGACATAGTGGAGATCATGCGCCAGAGCGACCTTTTCGCCATCCTGATCCCCGAAGAATACGGCGGGATTAGCGGCAAGGTGGCCGACCTGACAGTGGTCACGGAAGAGCTTTGCGCCGTGGACGCGGGCATAGCGCTGGCATTTGGCGCTACCGGCCTGGGCATGTACCCCATCCTGATCGCCGGCTCGGAAGAGCAGAAACAGAAATACCTGGGCCAGATCGCCTCTGGTGAACAGCTTGCAGCATTTGCCCTGACCGAGGCCAATGCCGGTTCAGACGCGGGAGCGATCGAAACCACCGCCCGCAAAGAGGGCGACCATTATATCCTCAACGGAACCAAGCAATGGATCACCAATGGCGGCGAGGCCGGCATCTACACTGTTTTCGCCATGACGGACAAGACCAAGGGCGCGCGGGGATGCTCCTGTTTCGTGGTGGAAAAGGGAACTCCCGGCTTCAGCTTTGGCAAAAAGGAAAACAAGATGGGCATCCGCGCCTCCGCCACCCGCGAACTGATCTTTGAGGATTGCGCCGTTCCCGCGGAGAATCTGCTGGGCCGCGAAGGCACCGGATTCATCACCGCCATGAAGGTCTTCGACAAGTCCCGCCCCATGGTGGGCGCTCAAGCCGTCGGGATCGCCCGCGGGGCCTTTGAGGCAGCAGTCAAATATTCCAAAGAGCGCCAGCAATTTGGCAAGCCAATTTCCTCCTTCCAAGCAGTCCAGTTCATGCTCGCGGACATGGCCACCCAGATCGAGGCCGCCCGCGCTTTGGTAATGCAAACCGCGCGCATGGTCGACAGCGGCGCCAAGAACTATTCCAAGGAATCCGCCATGTGCAAGTATTTCGCCTCCGACGTAGCGATGAAGGTGACCACCGACGCGGTCCAGATCCTCGGCGGCTACGGCTACATGAAGGAATATCCTGTGGAAAAGATGATGCGCGATGCCAAGATCCTCCAGATCTATGAAGGCACAAACCAGATCCAACGCGGGATCGTGGCCGCCAGCCTGCTCAAGGAATTTTAG
- a CDS encoding T9SS type A sorting domain-containing protein — protein MPKNKSGLLAAIILLLQAPLSAAEIFVVNSASRTLSRIDTQAGTVNNSFTQLGLTPNLMDLDEDHVYIACSGDNAIQVVNRATGAHIRYIPVAPSSNPYDVLRVGENLYVTGLFTDKVYKISLQSNSVVASLTVGISPQGLANWQNRLFVCNTGGYINNYANSSISVIDLDSFTLTETLPVWTNPQFAVVHDGYLHVSCTGNWTDIQGKVDIIDPATLELVQRLNIGGNPGNIWINPSGLAYLGDGMGFGLYSYDAVTHEVYHNASNPLPYDAFAISGNAGMMALLDQNWTGNSVVTTYQHDLIPLNSYNVGLSSTDMVVTPEGNTANNDQVQKVVFRLYPNPLPRGGSLRLVSGRSGNAELRIYNPRGQLLQKESVSPDGTVPLPKLPAGVYLYRVEQDQHIQSGKLLILN, from the coding sequence ATGCCAAAAAACAAATCAGGGCTGCTTGCGGCGATCATATTGCTGCTGCAGGCACCTCTCTCCGCGGCGGAGATCTTCGTGGTCAATTCCGCTTCCCGCACCCTTTCGCGGATCGACACCCAGGCCGGAACGGTCAATAATTCCTTTACCCAACTGGGTTTAACCCCCAACCTCATGGACCTGGATGAGGACCATGTTTACATAGCCTGCTCGGGCGACAACGCCATCCAGGTGGTTAACCGCGCCACTGGGGCACATATTCGCTATATCCCCGTTGCGCCTTCCAGCAATCCCTATGACGTGCTCAGGGTGGGTGAAAACCTCTATGTAACGGGGCTGTTCACGGACAAAGTCTACAAAATCAGCCTGCAAAGCAATTCCGTGGTGGCTTCCCTCACGGTGGGGATCTCGCCCCAGGGTTTGGCAAATTGGCAAAACCGCCTCTTTGTCTGCAACACCGGCGGCTACATCAACAACTATGCCAATAGCTCCATCAGCGTGATCGACCTGGATTCCTTTACCCTTACGGAAACCCTGCCAGTTTGGACAAATCCCCAATTTGCGGTGGTCCACGACGGTTACTTGCATGTATCTTGCACCGGCAACTGGACCGACATCCAGGGCAAGGTCGACATCATCGATCCCGCCACGTTGGAATTGGTACAGAGGCTCAACATCGGCGGAAATCCAGGCAACATCTGGATCAATCCTTCCGGCCTCGCCTATCTGGGCGATGGCATGGGCTTCGGCCTTTACAGCTATGACGCGGTCACCCACGAGGTCTATCACAATGCCTCCAACCCTCTCCCCTACGACGCTTTTGCCATCTCCGGAAACGCGGGTATGATGGCACTCCTGGACCAGAACTGGACTGGAAATTCCGTCGTAACCACCTATCAGCACGATCTCATACCCCTGAACAGCTACAACGTCGGACTCTCCAGCACGGACATGGTCGTCACACCCGAGGGAAACACTGCGAACAACGACCAGGTCCAAAAAGTCGTGTTCCGGCTATATCCCAACCCCTTGCCCCGTGGAGGCTCTTTGCGTCTGGTTTCAGGGCGTTCTGGCAACGCTGAACTCAGGATCTACAACCCGCGGGGCCAATTGCTGCAGAAAGAAAGCGTGAGCCCGGACGGGACCGTCCCCCTGCCAAAACTCCCTGCCGGAGTGTATTTGTATCGGGTTGAGCAGGACCAGCATATCCAATCAGGCAAATTGCTGATCCTAAACTAA
- the typA gene encoding translational GTPase TypA has product MHKIKNIAIIAHVDHGKTTLVDAMLRQTGVFRANEKVVERIMDSNDIEKERGITIFSKNASLFYKDYKINLVDTPGHSDFGGEVQRIMKMVDSVLLLVDAFEGPMPQTKYVLKNALEMGLKPLVVINKIDRPNARPHDVLDMIFELFLELNAHHEQLDFPVIYASGKDGYAIDEIGDERLNIFPLLDMVVRCVPDARGDRRKPFQMLTSAIEYDNYLGKLGTGRIHNGTLRTGEEVMLLKRDGTKHLCKVSNIFTYHGLHKKEVRIAHAGDIITLAGLEMIDIGETVASKDDPVSLPSFSIDEPTIAVEFVVNNSPFMGRSGKWLTSNKIWERLQKELQTNVSLVVEKTDSADTFTVKGRGELQLSILMENMRREGYEFQISKPRVLFKEMDGKLMEPMELAVVDVAEEFVGTVIDLMGRRKGELVSMTPAIDGYSRLDFKVPARGLIGCRNEFLTETRGTGILTQCFLGYEQYKGEIPGSQHGSMIAMENGVALGYSLNNFQPRGTLFINPNTEVYGGMVVGQHSKDQDLVINVCRGKKLTNNRAAGKDDAIRLIPPRIFSLEQAMEYVGDDELLEITPDSIRLRKKILNHTDRKREENSA; this is encoded by the coding sequence ATGCATAAGATCAAGAACATAGCCATTATCGCGCACGTGGATCACGGCAAAACCACCCTGGTTGACGCAATGCTGCGCCAAACCGGAGTTTTCCGGGCCAACGAGAAAGTGGTGGAAAGGATAATGGATTCCAACGACATCGAAAAAGAACGCGGAATAACAATATTCTCCAAGAATGCCTCGCTGTTCTATAAAGACTATAAGATAAATTTGGTGGATACGCCCGGACACTCTGATTTCGGCGGCGAGGTACAGCGCATCATGAAAATGGTGGATTCCGTGCTGCTTTTGGTGGACGCCTTCGAGGGCCCCATGCCCCAAACTAAGTATGTGCTCAAAAACGCCCTGGAAATGGGTTTGAAACCTCTGGTGGTGATCAACAAGATCGACCGCCCCAATGCCCGGCCGCATGACGTGCTGGACATGATCTTCGAGCTTTTCCTGGAACTCAACGCGCACCATGAGCAATTGGATTTCCCAGTCATCTATGCTTCCGGAAAGGACGGTTACGCGATCGATGAGATCGGCGACGAGCGCTTGAACATCTTTCCCCTGCTGGATATGGTGGTACGTTGCGTTCCCGACGCCCGGGGGGACAGGCGTAAACCTTTCCAGATGCTGACGTCGGCCATCGAATATGACAATTATTTGGGTAAGCTGGGTACAGGCAGGATCCACAACGGCACCCTCAGAACTGGCGAAGAGGTGATGCTCCTCAAACGCGACGGCACCAAACACCTCTGCAAGGTAAGCAACATCTTCACCTATCACGGCCTGCACAAAAAGGAAGTCAGGATCGCCCACGCTGGGGATATCATCACGCTGGCCGGACTGGAAATGATCGACATCGGCGAAACGGTCGCCAGCAAGGATGATCCGGTTTCGCTTCCCAGCTTCAGCATTGATGAGCCTACCATCGCCGTGGAGTTTGTGGTCAACAACTCCCCATTCATGGGCAGGTCAGGCAAATGGCTGACCTCCAACAAGATTTGGGAAAGGCTGCAAAAAGAACTGCAGACCAACGTCTCCCTCGTGGTGGAAAAAACAGATTCCGCCGATACTTTCACAGTCAAAGGCCGGGGTGAATTACAGCTCTCCATCCTGATGGAAAACATGCGCCGCGAAGGCTATGAATTTCAGATCTCCAAGCCCAGGGTCCTGTTCAAGGAAATGGACGGTAAACTCATGGAACCCATGGAACTGGCCGTGGTCGACGTCGCGGAGGAATTTGTGGGCACCGTGATCGACCTGATGGGCAGGCGCAAGGGCGAACTTGTGAGCATGACTCCAGCGATCGACGGCTATTCGCGGCTGGATTTCAAGGTTCCAGCGCGGGGCTTGATCGGCTGCCGCAATGAGTTTCTCACCGAAACCAGGGGCACGGGAATCCTGACCCAGTGCTTTTTGGGCTATGAGCAATACAAAGGCGAGATCCCCGGCTCCCAGCACGGCTCCATGATCGCCATGGAAAACGGGGTGGCGCTGGGTTACTCTCTTAACAATTTCCAGCCCCGGGGAACACTCTTCATCAACCCCAATACAGAGGTCTACGGAGGAATGGTCGTGGGCCAGCACAGCAAGGACCAGGATCTGGTCATCAACGTCTGCCGTGGCAAAAAACTCACCAACAACCGCGCCGCCGGCAAAGATGACGCCATCAGGCTGATCCCGCCAAGGATCTTCAGTCTGGAGCAGGCAATGGAATATGTGGGCGATGACGAATTGCTGGAAATTACTCCGGACAGCATTCGCCTGCGTAAAAAGATACTCAACCATACCGACCGGAAACGGGAAGAGAACAGCGCCTGA
- a CDS encoding DEAD/DEAH box helicase, with amino-acid sequence MTKFTDITLPEPLLRAAADLNYETPTPIQDQVIPWLLENDNDLIALAQTGTGKTAAFGFPILSQTDIEKPTVQNLIICPTRELCLQITKDLESYAKYIPRIKTAAVYGGASLQKQKDAIKAGLHIVVGTPGRINDFIRQNVLKLDQVGRLVLDEADEMLNMGFKDDLFEIMGHTPAEKQILLFSATMPKEVANLARTFMKDPHQISVGNQNQGADNISHFYYKVHARDKYKALKRIADMSPKIYGIIFCRTRAETQEIADKLQHDGYNADALHGDLSQGQRELVMSRFRTKYVRLLVATDVAARGLDVDNLTHIINFSAPTDPDIYIHRSGRTGRAGKSGISATIIHTKEIAALKAMEKRLGREITLAKVPGGREICEKQLFQFIDTVERIEVDTAQIESFLPNVYKKLSWLTREELIQRFVSVEFNRFLNYYKDISDLDTVGDISSREEKRSFAFKTFKLGIGYSKQLTKRELMRYINQLKVTRSLEIGQIDIYPEHTLVELDAEFENQLLKAFSRNKYKGVAFRAEVVESARRKRFTKDEHRSVAPNKARKYQGWAEG; translated from the coding sequence GTGACAAAATTCACCGACATAACCTTACCTGAGCCTCTTTTACGCGCAGCAGCAGACCTGAATTATGAGACTCCCACCCCGATCCAGGACCAGGTGATCCCCTGGCTGCTGGAAAACGACAACGACCTCATCGCGCTGGCCCAGACGGGCACCGGAAAAACCGCAGCCTTTGGCTTTCCAATACTGAGCCAGACAGACATAGAAAAACCCACCGTGCAGAACCTTATCATTTGTCCCACCCGCGAACTCTGCCTCCAGATAACCAAGGACCTGGAATCATACGCTAAATACATACCCCGGATCAAAACCGCGGCTGTTTATGGCGGGGCTTCCCTCCAGAAACAGAAGGATGCCATCAAAGCTGGCTTGCATATCGTGGTCGGCACTCCCGGCCGGATCAACGATTTCATCCGCCAGAACGTGCTCAAGCTGGACCAGGTGGGACGCCTCGTGCTCGACGAAGCCGATGAGATGCTCAACATGGGCTTCAAGGATGATTTGTTCGAGATCATGGGCCACACTCCCGCGGAGAAGCAAATCCTGCTGTTTTCCGCCACGATGCCCAAAGAGGTGGCAAATCTGGCCCGGACCTTCATGAAAGATCCCCATCAGATCAGCGTTGGCAACCAAAACCAAGGCGCGGACAACATCAGCCATTTCTACTACAAGGTCCACGCCAGGGACAAATACAAGGCTTTGAAGCGGATAGCGGACATGAGCCCCAAAATCTACGGGATCATCTTTTGCCGCACCAGGGCCGAAACACAGGAGATCGCCGACAAGCTTCAGCACGACGGCTACAACGCCGACGCCCTCCACGGCGACCTTTCGCAGGGACAGCGGGAACTGGTTATGAGCCGGTTTCGCACAAAATACGTCCGCCTGCTGGTGGCTACGGACGTCGCGGCGCGGGGACTGGATGTGGACAACCTCACCCATATCATCAATTTCAGCGCCCCCACCGATCCCGACATCTACATTCATCGCTCTGGCAGGACAGGCCGGGCCGGTAAAAGCGGGATTTCAGCCACCATCATCCATACCAAAGAGATCGCCGCCTTGAAAGCCATGGAAAAACGCCTGGGACGCGAGATCACGCTGGCCAAGGTGCCCGGAGGACGAGAGATATGCGAGAAGCAGCTCTTCCAGTTTATCGACACCGTCGAGAGGATTGAGGTGGACACAGCCCAGATCGAATCCTTCCTTCCCAATGTCTACAAAAAACTCAGCTGGCTGACCCGCGAGGAATTGATTCAGCGCTTTGTCTCCGTGGAATTCAACCGCTTTCTGAATTACTATAAGGACATTTCTGACCTAGACACCGTGGGCGACATCAGCTCTCGCGAGGAGAAGCGCAGCTTTGCTTTCAAGACCTTCAAACTGGGGATCGGCTATTCAAAGCAACTCACCAAACGTGAACTGATGCGCTATATCAACCAGCTGAAAGTGACGCGCAGCCTTGAGATAGGCCAGATCGACATCTATCCTGAGCATACTTTGGTGGAACTGGACGCGGAATTCGAGAACCAACTGCTCAAGGCCTTCAGCCGCAACAAATACAAAGGCGTGGCCTTCAGGGCTGAAGTGGTCGAGTCCGCGCGCAGAAAACGCTTTACCAAAGACGAACATAGGTCCGTGGCTCCCAATAAAGCGAGAAAATACCAGGGCTGGGCCGAGGGTTAA
- a CDS encoding T9SS type A sorting domain-containing protein, whose protein sequence is MRKKPALALLRITVFIALLILPLSVSAQALLTFEVDDLEAYNRSGNWIYDADGPGFPTHDGNWFTFSPDPSYLFHYFAERYIHDNGTTTSLVCIEENVPLATDPSQMDMIFTEFDMVAFRRLNNIDPLAPWDMPGQSADERVYANATGYITFNGVPVLTIVSATFVITTPYPSEDQVRALSPYLASWTGDIGSGAPQTGYGFGDLDLANCDPDWAALFAGSDYKVQMNMVGITSTVSPLYGWFDFDLEVLPSPVPFEANNIYLDLTSLPQSIDFPLMSAGVDVTAGEPAGQYNNMQHIYLNEIGIAPLGTLPDGVVDLAPKYWELGSTLTSFNADIRFTLTNSELPGPPENRRILHRQICREGDDPLPWTLWTNYTLLSPTTIVANNVSQIGEFTVASIQDQNVPVVLSSFNAVATAQNKVQINWSSQTESQMVGYRLYRGFSAEQAAAGLLDHPLIPATNSSTLQTYSVTDENVQIGSTYFYWLEAVDYTSSEFFGPVSVSVTGNVPPVLPGETSLQNAYPNPFKTGNSTNIEVAIKAGENGIISIYNMQGQLVKTYKVSEGIHSIAWNGTDGKGKACGSGIYFYKLRTPSFSQTRKMVIIK, encoded by the coding sequence ATGAGAAAGAAACCAGCTTTGGCTTTGCTCCGAATTACAGTTTTTATCGCCTTGTTAATTTTACCTTTGTCAGTTTCGGCGCAGGCGCTGCTGACCTTTGAGGTCGACGACCTGGAAGCCTACAACCGCAGCGGAAACTGGATCTACGATGCCGACGGGCCCGGCTTTCCAACCCACGACGGGAATTGGTTCACTTTCAGCCCTGATCCCAGTTATCTTTTCCACTACTTCGCGGAAAGGTACATCCACGACAACGGCACCACCACATCCTTGGTCTGCATCGAGGAAAACGTGCCTCTGGCCACCGATCCCAGCCAGATGGACATGATCTTCACCGAGTTTGACATGGTGGCTTTCAGAAGGTTAAACAACATCGATCCACTGGCCCCTTGGGATATGCCGGGCCAGTCAGCAGACGAGCGCGTCTATGCCAATGCCACCGGCTACATCACTTTTAACGGTGTTCCGGTGCTGACCATCGTCAGCGCCACCTTCGTGATCACCACCCCCTATCCCAGCGAGGATCAGGTCCGGGCACTCAGCCCCTATCTGGCTTCCTGGACCGGAGACATTGGCTCCGGCGCGCCCCAGACTGGATATGGCTTTGGCGACCTCGATCTAGCCAACTGTGATCCTGATTGGGCAGCCTTGTTTGCCGGCTCAGATTACAAAGTCCAGATGAACATGGTCGGAATCACCTCAACCGTGAGCCCGCTCTACGGCTGGTTCGATTTCGACTTGGAAGTCCTTCCCTCCCCGGTTCCCTTTGAGGCCAACAACATCTATCTTGACCTGACCAGCCTTCCCCAGAGCATCGATTTTCCGCTAATGTCGGCTGGAGTTGATGTTACCGCGGGCGAACCCGCCGGCCAGTACAACAACATGCAGCACATCTACCTCAACGAGATCGGGATCGCGCCGTTGGGCACCCTACCGGACGGAGTGGTTGACCTAGCCCCAAAATACTGGGAATTGGGCAGCACCCTGACATCCTTCAACGCAGATATCCGCTTTACCCTCACCAACAGCGAACTTCCCGGGCCGCCTGAGAACCGGCGGATCCTCCACCGGCAAATATGCCGTGAAGGCGATGATCCATTGCCTTGGACGCTTTGGACCAACTACACCTTGCTGAGCCCCACCACCATCGTGGCCAACAACGTATCTCAGATCGGGGAATTCACCGTGGCTTCGATACAGGACCAAAACGTGCCTGTCGTACTGAGCAGCTTCAACGCGGTGGCGACCGCCCAAAATAAGGTTCAGATCAACTGGAGCAGCCAGACGGAAAGCCAGATGGTGGGATACCGCCTCTATCGCGGCTTCAGCGCGGAACAGGCAGCCGCGGGTTTGCTGGACCATCCCTTGATCCCGGCAACCAACTCCAGCACTCTGCAGACCTATTCGGTGACCGATGAAAACGTTCAGATCGGTTCGACCTACTTCTACTGGCTGGAAGCCGTTGACTATACCAGCAGTGAATTCTTCGGCCCTGTCAGCGTTTCGGTCACAGGCAACGTCCCGCCCGTGCTTCCGGGAGAAACTTCCCTGCAGAACGCCTATCCCAATCCTTTCAAAACCGGGAACAGCACCAACATCGAAGTTGCCATCAAAGCAGGGGAAAATGGTATCATATCCATTTACAACATGCAGGGCCAGTTGGTCAAGACCTATAAGGTAAGCGAAGGGATCCACTCCATCGCTTGGAATGGAACAGACGGCAAAGGTAAAGCCTGCGGCAGCGGGATCTATTTCTATAAGCTCAGAACGCCCTCTTTCAGCCAGACCCGCAAGATGGTCATCATCAAGTAA
- a CDS encoding radical SAM protein has protein sequence MPEKETLTGLKKYRSLAWMASHWGYYLRLNAHVFSRGIPLLELITLKYPFRLPDAAKPPLLSIDFTDACDLQCVYCNNPLFPHPRTMMSDEVFACLLKRQREAKINRIRIGGGEPMLHPNCANMLRALAPLTRYLSIITNGQWQDPHNIDEILASGVNLIEISIDAGGAAVYESSRLGANYERLIRNLRHMKKQRDSQKSKTFIKVRLMLRPSTKAREWQETRFWRRYADSVLPQLLLKHPESDYSSDVFSTPAEAQSTIPVCSIPFKDLQIRPDGRVPLCPAKGCSIDPQKLHFLGDVCSDSLLDIWNGSAMRELRKAQRTRTGEILQGCLGCNYS, from the coding sequence TTGCCTGAAAAAGAAACGCTGACCGGCCTGAAAAAGTATCGCAGCCTCGCCTGGATGGCTTCCCACTGGGGTTATTACCTGCGCCTCAACGCCCATGTCTTCAGCCGCGGTATCCCACTCCTGGAACTGATCACACTCAAGTATCCCTTTCGGCTCCCGGACGCTGCCAAGCCTCCGCTCTTGTCAATCGATTTCACCGACGCCTGCGACCTGCAATGCGTATATTGCAACAACCCGCTCTTTCCCCATCCCCGCACCATGATGAGTGATGAAGTTTTTGCCTGCCTGCTCAAGCGGCAGCGCGAGGCGAAGATCAATCGGATCCGCATCGGCGGCGGCGAGCCCATGCTCCATCCCAACTGTGCGAATATGCTCCGGGCATTGGCACCGCTGACCCGCTATCTTTCCATCATCACCAACGGGCAATGGCAGGACCCCCACAATATAGATGAGATCCTGGCTTCGGGAGTGAACCTGATCGAGATCTCCATCGATGCCGGAGGGGCAGCGGTTTATGAAAGTTCGCGCCTGGGAGCCAACTATGAAAGGCTGATCCGCAACCTGAGGCACATGAAGAAACAAAGGGACAGCCAGAAAAGCAAAACTTTCATTAAGGTCAGGCTGATGCTGCGTCCCTCGACCAAGGCCCGGGAATGGCAGGAAACCCGTTTTTGGCGCAGATACGCGGACTCTGTGCTGCCCCAATTGCTGCTCAAGCATCCGGAAAGCGATTACTCCAGCGATGTCTTCAGCACACCAGCCGAAGCGCAGTCCACCATTCCCGTCTGCTCCATTCCCTTCAAGGATCTCCAGATCAGGCCTGATGGCCGAGTCCCCCTCTGCCCAGCCAAGGGGTGTTCCATAGACCCGCAAAAGCTGCATTTCCTCGGAGATGTCTGTTCCGATTCGCTCCTGGATATCTGGAATGGTTCGGCCATGCGCGAGCTCAGGAAAGCCCAACGGACCAGGACAGGCGAAATATTGCAAGGCTGCCTGGGCTGCAACTACAGCTGA